In Fusarium verticillioides 7600 chromosome 4, whole genome shotgun sequence, the following proteins share a genomic window:
- a CDS encoding NADH-ubiquinone oxidoreductase 78 kDa subunit, mitochondrial has product MLRNTLARSAWRTSRRAVNVSRTFATTSQRPAEVELTIDGKKVSIEAGSALIQACEKAGSTVPRYCYHEKLMIAGNCRMCLVEVERAPKPVASCAWPVQPGMVVKTNSPLTHKAREGVMEFLLANHPLDCPVCDQGGECDLQDQSMRYGADRGRFHEIGGKRAVEDKNIGPLIKTSMNRCIHCTRCIRFSNDIAGAPEMGSTGRGNDIQIGTYLEKNLDSEMSGNVIDLCPVGALTSKPYAFRARPWELKHTESIDVLDGLGSNIRVDSRGLEVMRILPRLNDDVNEEWINDKTRFACDGLKTQRLTMPLVRREGRFEPADWEEALTEIGRAYQIKNPQGNEFKVIAGALTEVESLVVAKDMANKLGSENLALDTPTGSQPIAHGVDVRSNFLFNSQIWGIEEADAILIVGSNPRHEAAVLNARIRKQWLRSDLEIGVVGETWDSTFEFEHFGTDHAALKSALSGPFGETLKNAKRPMIIVGSGVTDHADAKAYYETIGAFVDKHASNFRTEEWQGYNVLQREASRAGAFEVGFTTPSAEVAQTKPKFVWLLGADEVNEADIPKDAFVVYQGHHGDKGAQIADIVLPGAAYTEKAGTYINTEGRVQMTRAATSLPGASRTDWKILRAASEFLGAPLPYDDVAMVRDRMVEISPALAAYDVVEPVALPALSKVQLVDQNKGAQVTGTPLKKVIDNFYFTDVISRSSPTMARCSAAKATGDPRTNFMAPGMEEDKPMGQVEYGV; this is encoded by the exons GAAGCTTATGATTGCCGGTAACTGCCGAATGTGTCTggtggaggttgagagggcCCCGAAGCCCGTTGCCTCTTGTGCTTGGCCCGTACAGCCCGGAATGgttgtcaagaccaactcTCCTCTGACCCATAAGGCCCGAGAAGGTGTCATGGAGTTTTTGCTGGCTAACCATCCCCTCGACTGTCCTGTTTGTGATCAGGGTGGTGAGTGTGATCTCCAAGACCAGTCTATGCGTTACGGAGCCGACCGAGGCCGATTCCACGAGATTGGCGGCAAGCGAGCcgtcgaggacaagaacaTTGGCCCCCTGATCAAGACTTCGATGAACCGATGCATTCACTGCACCCGATGTATTCGTTTCTCCAACGATATTGCCGGAGCTCCGGAGATGGGCTCCACTGGCCGTGGTAACGATATTCAGATTGGCACCTACCTCGAGAAGAACCTGGACTCCGAGATGTCTGGCAACGTTATCGACCTCTGCCCCGTTGGTGCTCTCACGTCGAAGCCATACGCTTTCCGAGCTCGTCCTTGGGAGCTGAAGCACACCGAGTCTATCGACGTtctcgatggtcttggttcCAACATCCGTGTCGACTCCCGTGGTCTCGAGGTCATGCGAATTCTGCCCCGACTTAACGACGATGTGAACGAGGAGTGGATCAACGACAAGACCCGATTTGCCTGTGACGGCCTCAAGACTCAGCGACTGACCATGCCTCTGGTCCGCCGTGAGGGCCGCTTCGAGCCTGCTGATTGGGAGGAGGCTCTCACTGAGATTGGCCGTGCTTATCAGATTAAGAACCCACAGGGTAACGAGTTCAAGGTTATTGCTGGTGCTCTTACTGAGGTCGAGTCTCTGGTTGTCGCCAAGGACATGGCTAACAAGCTTGGCTCTGAGAACCTGGCTCTCGATACCCCTACCGGCAGCCAGCCTATTGCCCACGGTGTCGATGTCCGATCCAACTTCCTTTTCAACTCTCAGATCTGGGGTATCGAGGAGGCTGATGCAATCCTAATTGTCGGCAGCAACCCTCGACATGAGGCTGCCGTTCTCAATGCCCGTATCCGAAAGCAGTGGCTCCGATCCGACCTTgagattggtgttgttggcgagacATGGGACTCCACATTCGAGTTCGAGCACTTTGGTACCGACCACGCTGCTCTCAAATCCGCTCTCTCTGGTCCCTTCGGAGAGACTCTTAAGAACGCCAAGCGACCTATGATTATTGTTGGCTCTGGTGTTACTGACCACGCGGATGCCAAGGCATACTACGAGACCATTGGTGCTTTCGTTGATAAGCATGCTTCTAACTTCCGAACTGAGGAGTGGCAGGGCTACAACGTCCTCCAGCGTGAGGCTTCTCGTGCTGGTGCTTTTGAGGTTGGCTTCACCACTCCCTCTGCTGAGGTTGCCCAGACCAAGCCCAAGTTCGTGTGGCTCCTTGGAGCTGATGAGGTGAACGAGGCGGATATCCCTAAGGACGCTTTTGTTGTCTACCAGGGTCACCACGGTGACAAGGGTGCTCAGATTGCTGACATTGTCCTTCCCGGCGCTGCCTATACTGAGAAGGCTGGTACCTACATCAACACTGAAGGCCGTGTCCAGATGACACGAGCTGCTACCTCCCTCCCCGGTGCATCTCGAACTGACTGGAAGATTCTCCGAGCTGCCAGTGAGTTCCTTGGCGCTCCTCTACCTTATGACGATGTTGCCATGGTCCGAGACCGCATGGTTGAAATCAGCCCTGCTCTGGCTGCTTATGACGTTGTCGAGCCCGTCGCTCTCCCTGCTCTGAGCAAGGTCCAGCTCGTCGACCAGAATAAGGGTGCCCAGGTCACTGGAACACCTCTCAAGAAGGTTATCGACAACTTTTACTTCACCGATGTTATCTCACGAAG CTCTCCCACAATGGCTCGCTGCTCAGCGGCTAAGGCTACGGGTGACCCTAGGACAAACTTTATGGCTCCtggcatggaggaggataagCCCATGGGTCAGGTCGAGTATGGCGTATGA
- a CDS encoding hypothetical protein (At least one base has a quality score < 10) produces MRPRRKRSPEAQPGPPYNRVTLTQFPRDAEELVSELEFVWNQIKNNSPSSSLSSPRANRSAGASQPYEDAAQGSDAEGPMKEIRPMSEYDEAELRSQKQLELEDDDIDGTQNHDRVSGRWQQKVERALTTMSAEVAALREQITTGREWRAKKERSLPAWVKWFAWMVVKHLFTDLVILTVVLLWLRKRKDRRLEDLVRAAVRLVREYVRNVLPSRG; encoded by the coding sequence ATGCGACCACGCCGTAAGCGATCTCCTGAAGCCCAGCCTGGGCCACCGTACAATCGAGTTACACTAACACAGTTTCCCAGGGATGCCGAAGAACTTGTGTCAGAACTCGAATTTGTCTGGAatcagatcaagaacaacagcccaagctcatcattaTCGTCGCCACGAGCGAATCGATCGGCCGGTGCATCCCAACCATACGAAGACGCTGCGCAAGGAAGCGATGCCGAAGGCCCTATGAAGGAGATCAGACCAATGAGCGAGTACGACGAAGCGGAACTCCGGTCCCAGAAGCAGCTAGAACTCGAGGACGATGATATCGATGGTACGCAAAACCACGATCGAGTTAGTGGCCGGTGGCAGCAAAAGGTTGAGCGTGCCCTGACGACCATGTCTGCCGAGGTAGCTGCTTTACGAGAACAAATCACAACAGGTCGAGAGTGGCGGGCAAAGAAGGAGCGCAGCTTACCAGCTTGGGTGAAGTGGTTTGCCTGGATGGTAGTGAAGCATCTGTTCACCGACTTGGTTATTCTGACTGTCGTGTTATTATGGTTAAGAAAGCGCAAGGACCGTCGCCTGGAAGATCTGGTTAGGGCAGCTGTCAGGCTTGTTAGGGAATATGTTCGAAATGTGTTGCCTTCTCGAGGGTGA
- a CDS encoding hypothetical protein (At least one base has a quality score < 10), whose amino-acid sequence MADSVDRVFVHALNTVKKIPKTGASRPPPTDRLRLYGLYKQAMEGDVDGVMERPTAASGMASDDLQREKDKWDAWNLQKGLSRTESKRRYIEALIDTMHRYATTPDAEELVSELEFVWNQIKNNSPSSSLSSPRANRSAGASQPYEDAAQGSDAEGPMKEIRPMSEYDEAELRSQKQLELEDDDIDGTQNHDRVSGRWQQKVERALTTMSAEVAALREQITTGREWRAKKERSLPAWVKWFAWMVVKHLFTDLVILTVVLLWLRKRKDRRLEDLVRAAVRLVREYVRNVLPSRG is encoded by the exons ATGGCGGACTCAGTAG ATCGCGTGTTTGTACACGCTCTCAATACTGTCAAAAAGATACCCAAGACTGGCGCATCGAGACCACCTCCAACCGATCGACTCCGGCTATATGGACTTTATAAGCAGGCTATGGAGGGTGATGTCGATGGTGTAATGGAACGTCCAACAGCCGCCTCCGGAATGGCTTCCGACGACCTACAGCGCGAAAAGGACAAATGGGATGCATGGAATCTGCAAAAAGGACTTAGCCGAACAGAATCCAAGAGAAGGTATATCGAGGCGCTGATAGATACGATGCATCGATATGCGACCACGCC GGATGCCGAAGAACTTGTGTCAGAACTCGAATTTGTCTGGAatcagatcaagaacaacagcccaagctcatcattaTCGTCGCCACGAGCGAATCGATCGGCCGGTGCATCCCAACCATACGAAGACGCTGCGCAAGGAAGCGATGCCGAAGGCCCTATGAAGGAGATCAGACCAATGAGCGAGTACGACGAAGCGGAACTCCGGTCCCAGAAGCAGCTAGAACTCGAGGACGATGATATCGATGGTACGCAAAACCACGATCGAGTTAGTGGCCGGTGGCAGCAAAAGGTTGAGCGTGCCCTGACGACCATGTCTGCCGAGGTAGCTGCTTTACGAGAACAAATCACAACAGGTCGAGAGTGGCGGGCAAAGAAGGAGCGCAGCTTACCAGCTTGGGTGAAGTGGTTTGCCTGGATGGTAGTGAAGCATCTGTTCACCGACTTGGTTATTCTGACTGTCGTGTTATTATGGTTAAGAAAGCGCAAGGACCGTCGCCTGGAAGATCTGGTTAGGGCAGCTGTCAGGCTTGTTAGGGAATATGTTCGAAATGTGTTGCCTTCTCGAGGGTGA
- a CDS encoding ribonuclease III, giving the protein MSKRPNQDDHCEEDEPRKRVQLDSEKAPLTGTIATVAPGVSRWTVADIAPCLPPLPPISPELEEQVFRHPGLGVPNYERLEWYGDAALEMISTELVFETFDYLPTGRSSQLREQLVRNITLADYYRQYGMQYKTKVPMDMGSMVDLIHRSGRDKETIKIQGDVFEAYVGAVVKSDPRQGAANAVAWLKALWAQTIKDQIKQAEQHRKNALKGQRFLARSSATTAPTKQTVTTQAKPTADPKASASNKERLSRAIVVRGIKLRYEDMPCNKKDKNLNLPLFTVGVYLDGWGEAGKLLGFGTALGKKEAGEKAAKSVLDNRKQLKVYEAKKEAWIKEAQKKEPVAQA; this is encoded by the coding sequence ATGTCTAAAAGGCCAAACCAAGATGATCACTgcgaagaggatgagccACGCAAGCGCGTGCAACTTGATTCAGAGAAAGCTCCTCTGACTGGTACTATTGCTACTGTCGCGCCTGGGGTGTCGCGCTGGACCGTGGCAGACATCGCTCCATGCCTACCACCTCTGCCACCGATAAGCCCAGAACTAGAGGAGCAAGTTTTCAGGCATCCTGGGCTGGGAGTGCCCAACTATGAAAGGCTGGAGTGGTATGGTGATGCGGCCCTCGAAATGATATCCACAGAGCTTGTCTTTGAAACTTTTGACTACCTACCCACCGGACGAAGTAGTCAGCTTCGTGAACAACTGGTCCGCAATATCACACTCGCGGATTATTATCGACAGTACGGCATGCAATATAAAACAAAGGTTCCCATGGATATGGGCTCAATGGTGGATTTGATACATCGAAGCGGGAGAGACAAGGAAACGATCAAGATCCAAGGCGACGTTTTCGAAGCATACGTTGGAGCAGTTGTGAAATCGGATCCCCGGCAAGGGGCCGCAAATGCCGTAGCTTGGCTCAAAGCACTCTGGGCTCAGACAATCAAGGACCAAATCAAGCAAGCAGAGCAGCATCGAAAAAACGCTTTGAAAGGCCAGCGATTTCTGGCTCGATCTTCTGCGACTACAGCACCCACAAAACAGACAGTCACTACACAAGCCAAACCGACCGCGGATCCCAAGGCGTCTGCGTCAAACAAAGAGCGCCTTTCTCGAGCAATCGTCGTCAGAGGTATCAAACTTCGTTACGAAGACATGCCTTGCAATAAGAAGGATAAGAACCTCAATCTCCCCTTGTTTACTGTTGGCGTCTATCTGGATGGGTGGGGAGAGGCCGGGAAGCTGCTAGGTTTTGGGACGGCTCTCgggaagaaagaagctggCGAGAAGGCAGCGAAGTCTGTCTTGGACAACAGGAAGCAATTGAAGGTCTATGAAGCTAAGAAAGAGGCTTGGATAAAGGAAGCGCAGAAAAAGGAGCCAGTTGCTCAGGCATAA